The Bacteroidota bacterium genome includes the window TCGATACGATCTGCATGTTTTAAGCTATTAATATTTTCTAAAGCTATAGCTTGATCTTGGCTAACATCAAACGAAGCAGCATATTTTTGTTTGGCTGTTAGCTGTAAGCTACTTAGTGAATTCGTATCCAATCGGGTTAAAATTTCTTCGCTGCTAGCTAATTTTCGCGCTACAAAAAAATCGTGCATGTTTTCAGTGTTTAATTGCCAGCAAAGTATGCAAGTAGTTATAAATAGCAAGGGACTTATATAACGCGCATTAATGTAAGGCGTTTTAAATTTACCACGCTGAGCACTGGGATCGTTTTGCAATCGTAATACTCCGGCGCATACCAACACAAAGGCAAACAAAGTTCCTATACTGCATAAATTAGTTACCATGGTTAAGTTTAAAAATAGGGCAGGCACCGCAACAACAAAACCGGTAACAATGGTAGCAAAAGAGGGAGTTTTGAATTTAGGATGTATGCGTGAAAATACTGTTGGTAGCAAGCCATCTCTGCTCATGCTCATCCAAATTCGTGGCTGTCCCAATTGAAAAACCAACAAAACACTAGCCATAGCAACCACCGCACTTACGGCAATTATTCCGCTTAGCCATTTTAAATTTAATTTGTGAAATACAAAAGCCAATGGGTCGCCAACAGCCAACTCTTTATAACTCACCATTCCTGTTAAAATCAATGCAATTGCTATATACAAAACAGTACAAATAATTATTGCCCACATCATGCCTCTTGGTAAATCACGTTGTGGATTTACACATTCCTCAGCTGTAGTACTAATTGCATCAAATCCGATGTAAGCGAAAAATACAGCCGAAACTCCTTTAAGTATTCCTGAAATTCCGTTAGGAGTAAAGGGTTGCCAATTGTCGGTGTCGACATAAAAAACACCCACAGCAATAATGAGTAGTACAACCGAGAGCTTTATTAATACCATCAGATTGGCTGCATTTCGTGATTCGCGCATACCTTTATATACTAGCCAGGTTATAAAAATAATAATGGCCAAAGCCGGCAAATCGGCAACGAAATGAAAACTTCCTATCTGTGGTGCACTATTCCAAGCAGCATATGCATCTTGCAAATTCGAAGATAGATTGCCAAGCACTTCTCCTGAATTGATTGCCTGTAAAGCCTCATCGTAACCATTCGAAGCTGTAAAATAATCCATTGTCATCCAGGCAGGAAGTTCAATTCCTCCACTGGCAAGCAAACCGGTAAAATAATCGCTCCACGAAATAGCAACTGTTATGTTACCAATTCCATATTCCATTATTAATGCCCAACCAATAATCCAAGCAGTTAATTCACCAAAAGCTACATACGAATAAGTATAAGCACTTCCTGAAACCGGCACCATGCTGGCAAATTCAGCATATGCAAATGCAGCAAAACCACAGGCGATAGCAGTAAACAAAAATAAAAAGATAACACCCGGACCTCCATCGGCACTTGCTTGTCCAATGGTGCTGAATATACCTGCTCCAATAATGGCAGCTATACCAAATGCTGTGAGATCCTTTACACCAAGGTGTTTTGATAAGCCGTTTCCTTCATTCAGTGTAGCATCTTCGTTGGCTTTTTGTAAGATTTGCTCAACCGTTTTTTTTCGAAATAATGAATCAAATTTCATAGAGGTAAGTTGATTAGCACTTTTATTTGCTGCTTGTTACTTTGACTAATTAAAAGTAAATATATACTAAAAACAGGGAGAAGCAACCAAGTTAAAGGATGATTTACTTGCTTTGTTAAATATCGCTTTTAATTGAGTAGCCTTGCAAAAATAAAAATAATTGCATCCCTTTTTAACGAAGGATGAAACTTGTACTAACTTGTTTTTAGCTGGTTTGTTGGTCACAAATAAAGGCTTTTACACAGGGTTAATATTTGTTAACCAACACTAGTTCTAAAATTATTTTTCACTTAATTTGTTTAATAATTTGTAACAATCATACTATGAATAGAATTGCATTAATTTTTATCGGAAGTTTACTAATATTTTTTTCAACGCAGGTAAAGTCCCAATCCAGTTCCAGCCAAGAAGGAGCGCTTAAATTTAGATCGGTGCTTGATTATATTGATTATTATTATGTTGACTCCACAAAAAGCAA containing:
- a CDS encoding amino acid permease; the protein is MKFDSLFRKKTVEQILQKANEDATLNEGNGLSKHLGVKDLTAFGIAAIIGAGIFSTIGQASADGGPGVIFLFLFTAIACGFAAFAYAEFASMVPVSGSAYTYSYVAFGELTAWIIGWALIMEYGIGNITVAISWSDYFTGLLASGGIELPAWMTMDYFTASNGYDEALQAINSGEVLGNLSSNLQDAYAAWNSAPQIGSFHFVADLPALAIIIFITWLVYKGMRESRNAANLMVLIKLSVVLLIIAVGVFYVDTDNWQPFTPNGISGILKGVSAVFFAYIGFDAISTTAEECVNPQRDLPRGMMWAIIICTVLYIAIALILTGMVSYKELAVGDPLAFVFHKLNLKWLSGIIAVSAVVAMASVLLVFQLGQPRIWMSMSRDGLLPTVFSRIHPKFKTPSFATIVTGFVVAVPALFLNLTMVTNLCSIGTLFAFVLVCAGVLRLQNDPSAQRGKFKTPYINARYISPLLFITTCILCWQLNTENMHDFFVARKLASSEEILTRLDTNSLSSLQLTAKQKYAASFDVSQDQAIALENINSLKHADRIELLRTANIPDDQKYASGWMVFFRNIPMWIFIFISFLLVIWSYKKNLSLIPVLGLVSCLYMMAEIELENWIGFAIWLILGLFIYFGYSYNNSKLNKQPLIK